The proteins below come from a single uncultured delta proteobacterium genomic window:
- a CDS encoding Dihydrodipicolinate synthetase, which translates to MAKKYHGVIPPILTPVDAKENVDEEGFRAVLEHCVKGGLHGIFVAGTNGETMALTQKERNNAIRIAIDQVAGRVPVMAGIMDSSTRRVIDNLKDLEQMGGTCAVITSIFYDRHTSQDQTVRHFEKIAKETNIDLLIYNIPPFTGLKLNGATVLKIAEFDRVMGYKDSSGAFPEFMQVLAKYENSPFCCLQGVTPLALTSLLLGADGFVPALAPLFPELFVEAYEAGRSKDIALTKQYDAVLRESSKILGMSKNATAANKFAISLLGHTDKRVIFPQDTISPEEERQITAKVAEVNELHAALKKSLA; encoded by the coding sequence ATGGCCAAGAAATACCATGGCGTCATCCCGCCCATTCTGACCCCGGTCGACGCCAAAGAGAATGTTGATGAGGAAGGCTTCCGCGCGGTTCTTGAGCACTGCGTCAAAGGCGGGCTGCACGGCATCTTCGTGGCGGGAACCAACGGGGAAACCATGGCGCTCACCCAGAAGGAGCGCAACAACGCCATCCGCATCGCGATCGACCAGGTCGCGGGACGCGTTCCCGTAATGGCCGGCATCATGGACAGCAGCACCCGCCGCGTCATCGACAATCTGAAAGACCTGGAACAGATGGGCGGCACCTGCGCCGTCATCACCTCCATCTTTTACGACCGCCATACGTCCCAGGACCAGACCGTCCGTCATTTCGAAAAAATAGCGAAAGAGACGAACATTGACCTGCTCATTTACAACATCCCCCCGTTCACCGGGCTGAAGCTCAACGGCGCAACGGTCTTGAAAATTGCCGAATTCGACCGCGTCATGGGCTACAAGGACAGTTCCGGCGCATTCCCGGAATTCATGCAGGTTCTGGCGAAGTATGAGAACTCGCCGTTCTGCTGCCTGCAGGGCGTGACCCCGCTGGCCCTGACCAGTTTGCTGCTCGGCGCGGACGGATTTGTGCCGGCGCTAGCGCCCCTGTTCCCGGAACTGTTCGTCGAGGCGTACGAAGCCGGGCGCAGCAAGGATATCGCTCTGACCAAACAATATGACGCCGTGCTCCGGGAATCGTCCAAAATCCTCGGCATGAGCAAAAACGCCACGGCGGCCAACAAGTTTGCCATTTCACTCCTCGGGCACACGGACAAACGCGTCATATTCCCGCAAGACACCATCAGCCCGGAAGAAGAACGGCAAATCACGGCGAAAGTCGCGGAAGTCAACGAACTGCACGCGGCGCTCAAAAAGAGCCTCGCCTGA
- a CDS encoding putative Fumarate reductase iron-sulfur subunit (Evidence 3 : Function proposed based on presence of conserved amino acid motif, structural feature or limited homology) — translation MQGTARIFRFNPMRDAEPHYQSYTYEFQAGMTVLDVLNLLRETQDPTLSYAWCCRNGHCGLCGITVNGKPVLSCRQAATPEEMLLEPLKNISVRKDLIIDREEYERNRPQLRLFLERQCRAAKEPEVIDMEQFEDFKIASRCIECFCCVSVCPEYRKKPHLFPGPAAFALEARHFFDPRDELGRNLLVLSEGIEHCTECGLCSKVCRLNADPAGRIKKMREQATRRS, via the coding sequence ATGCAGGGCACAGCCAGGATATTCCGCTTCAACCCCATGCGGGACGCGGAACCGCATTACCAGTCCTATACTTACGAATTCCAGGCCGGTATGACCGTGCTCGACGTGCTGAACCTTCTGCGCGAGACCCAGGACCCCACCCTCTCCTACGCCTGGTGCTGCCGCAACGGCCACTGCGGGCTCTGCGGCATAACCGTCAACGGCAAGCCCGTGCTTTCCTGCCGCCAGGCCGCCACGCCCGAGGAAATGCTGCTGGAACCGCTCAAAAACATTAGTGTGCGGAAAGACCTTATCATCGACCGCGAGGAATACGAGCGCAACCGCCCCCAACTGCGCCTTTTCCTGGAGCGGCAGTGCCGCGCGGCAAAAGAACCCGAAGTCATCGACATGGAGCAGTTTGAGGACTTCAAAATCGCCAGCCGCTGCATCGAATGTTTTTGCTGTGTTTCCGTCTGCCCGGAGTACAGGAAAAAACCGCACCTGTTCCCCGGCCCGGCGGCCTTCGCTCTGGAAGCGCGCCACTTCTTCGACCCGCGCGACGAGCTTGGCCGCAACCTTCTTGTTCTGAGCGAAGGCATCGAGCACTGCACCGAGTGCGGGCTGTGCAGCAAGGTCTGCCGCCTGAACGCCGACCCGGCGGGCCGGATCAAAAAGATGCGGGAACAGGCAACACGCCGGAGCTAA
- a CDS encoding D-isomer specific 2-hydroxyacid dehydrogenase, NAD binding subunit — MKTVLVTTSPVFGSVGKLPQFIADHGWELVRCADPALPDGGIGAHLDRMDFLVVGLLPATAEIMDKAPKLRAILKHGVGVDNIDIPAATARKIPVLSAPGANANAVAELAVGGMFSLARRIPQAHNRLLGGIWERSIGTELSGKTLGIVGFGNIGKTLALKATSLGMRVIASDIRQDLVFAEANGIEFVELPELLERSDFVSLHIFGGKENANLINAETLALMRPTAYLMNYARGEVVDLTALDAALNKGALKGAAIDAYTTEPPDLSHPVFANPKVIFTPHTGADTSESVERVGMMNVLDIESILKGERPSRVLNPTVYD; from the coding sequence ATGAAAACGGTTTTGGTTACAACGTCGCCGGTATTCGGCTCCGTCGGCAAATTGCCGCAATTTATTGCGGACCACGGCTGGGAACTTGTCCGCTGCGCCGACCCCGCGCTTCCGGACGGCGGCATCGGGGCGCATCTTGACCGGATGGATTTCCTGGTGGTCGGGCTGCTTCCCGCGACGGCCGAGATTATGGACAAGGCGCCGAAGCTGCGCGCAATTTTGAAGCACGGCGTGGGCGTGGACAATATCGACATCCCCGCGGCCACGGCCCGCAAAATTCCCGTGCTGAGCGCCCCCGGCGCCAATGCCAACGCCGTGGCCGAACTGGCCGTCGGCGGCATGTTCTCGCTGGCCCGGCGCATCCCCCAGGCCCACAACAGGCTGCTCGGCGGCATATGGGAACGCAGCATCGGCACCGAGCTCAGCGGAAAAACGCTCGGCATCGTCGGGTTCGGCAACATAGGGAAAACCTTGGCGTTGAAAGCCACGTCCCTCGGGATGCGGGTCATCGCGTCCGATATCCGCCAGGATCTGGTGTTTGCCGAAGCGAACGGCATCGAGTTCGTCGAATTGCCGGAACTGCTTGAACGGTCCGACTTCGTTTCCCTGCATATCTTCGGAGGCAAGGAGAACGCCAACCTCATCAATGCCGAAACCCTGGCCCTGATGCGGCCCACGGCCTACCTTATGAACTACGCCAGGGGGGAGGTCGTGGATCTTACCGCGCTAGACGCCGCACTGAACAAGGGAGCGCTCAAGGGCGCGGCCATCGACGCTTACACCACCGAGCCGCCGGACCTGAGCCACCCTGTTTTCGCCAACCCCAAGGTGATTTTCACCCCGCACACGGGGGCGGATACGTCGGAATCCGTCGAGCGGGTCGGCATGATGAATGTGCTGGACATTGAGAGCATTCTCAAGGGAGAAAGGCCTTCCCGGGTGCTGAACCCCACGGTCTATGACTGA
- the yjhP gene encoding putative methyltransferase; KpLE2 phage-like element (Evidence 3 : Function proposed based on presence of conserved amino acid motif, structural feature or limited homology; Product type pe : putative enzyme): MTESAHRIHNPFTPEKFATLGAALRLEPGTRVLDLGSGSGEMLCTWARDYSITGVGVDMCRLFSEQAKLRAQELGVADRVTFIHDDAAGYVAGEKVDVAACVGATWIGGGVAGTVELLAKSLRPGGIILIGEPYWLRLPPTEAAARECFATSIADFLLLPDLLASFGTMGGGPGYDVVEMVLADQDGWDRYEAAKWLTMRRWLQANPNDDLAEEIRAKLASEPKRYAAYTREYLGWGVFALMAR; the protein is encoded by the coding sequence TTGACGGAAAGCGCTCACCGCATCCATAACCCGTTCACGCCGGAAAAGTTCGCCACTCTCGGCGCGGCGTTGCGGTTGGAACCGGGGACCCGCGTGCTCGACCTCGGCAGCGGCTCGGGCGAAATGCTGTGCACCTGGGCGCGCGATTACAGCATCACCGGCGTCGGCGTCGACATGTGCCGGTTGTTCAGCGAGCAGGCGAAACTTCGCGCTCAAGAGCTCGGCGTCGCCGACCGGGTCACCTTCATCCACGATGATGCCGCCGGGTACGTCGCCGGTGAAAAGGTCGATGTGGCGGCCTGCGTCGGCGCAACCTGGATCGGCGGAGGCGTTGCCGGAACCGTCGAGCTTCTGGCCAAGAGTCTCCGCCCCGGAGGCATCATCCTCATCGGCGAACCTTACTGGCTGCGGCTGCCGCCGACGGAAGCCGCCGCCAGGGAATGCTTTGCCACCTCCATCGCCGACTTTCTGCTCCTTCCGGATCTTCTCGCGTCTTTTGGCACCATGGGCGGCGGCCCCGGCTACGACGTGGTGGAAATGGTGCTGGCCGACCAGGACGGCTGGGACAGGTACGAAGCGGCCAAGTGGCTGACCATGCGCCGGTGGTTACAAGCGAACCCCAACGACGATCTGGCGGAAGAGATCCGCGCCAAACTGGCCTCGGAACCGAAACGCTACGCCGCATATACGCGTGAGTACCTTGGCTGGGGCGTGTTCGCGCTGATGGCGCGGTGA
- a CDS encoding Bacterial extracellular solute-binding protein, family 7 gives MKKIMTIVAATLLTCGLLAANAAAAEKVIPIRMGHSSSEDTSLQKGCLKFKEILEASGKFKVQVFPNAQLGGDRELFEAVQNNDVQIGMSTSAPTVNFVPSAVIFDMPFVYRTRADARAVLKDKEFFSVMQAEYAKSGYRLLGYSDMGFRTLTANIKATKPDDLKGLVMRVMENPYHMEIWRAIGTNPTPIPFNELYTALQQGTCDAEEQPIEMMHSSKVYEQQKYAIETNHVLHTVVWLTNQEFYNSLPADHKKIFDDAIPAMLQAAIEYGDQSYDRYVKVMEKAGLQFVPLPDANWQLFADRAQSTWKMIEKAAGPTVFNAFTGARERQIGAKALK, from the coding sequence ATGAAAAAGATTATGACCATCGTGGCGGCGACTCTGCTGACCTGCGGTCTGCTGGCCGCAAACGCCGCCGCGGCTGAAAAAGTCATTCCGATCAGAATGGGCCATTCCTCCAGCGAAGATACCTCGCTGCAGAAAGGTTGCCTGAAGTTCAAAGAAATTCTGGAAGCCAGCGGCAAGTTCAAGGTCCAGGTTTTCCCCAACGCGCAGCTCGGCGGCGACAGGGAACTGTTTGAAGCCGTGCAGAACAACGACGTGCAGATCGGCATGTCCACCTCCGCGCCCACGGTCAACTTCGTGCCGTCCGCGGTTATCTTCGACATGCCGTTCGTCTACCGGACCCGCGCGGACGCCCGCGCCGTGCTGAAGGACAAGGAATTCTTCTCCGTCATGCAGGCTGAATACGCTAAGTCCGGCTACCGGCTGCTGGGTTATTCCGACATGGGCTTCCGCACGCTGACGGCCAACATCAAAGCCACGAAGCCGGACGATCTGAAGGGCCTGGTCATGCGGGTCATGGAAAACCCCTACCACATGGAAATCTGGCGCGCCATCGGCACCAACCCCACGCCCATCCCGTTCAACGAACTGTATACCGCGCTCCAGCAGGGAACCTGCGATGCCGAGGAACAGCCCATTGAAATGATGCATTCCTCCAAGGTTTATGAACAGCAGAAGTATGCCATTGAAACCAACCACGTGCTGCACACCGTGGTCTGGCTGACGAACCAGGAATTCTACAACTCCCTGCCCGCGGACCACAAAAAAATCTTTGACGACGCGATCCCCGCCATGCTCCAGGCGGCCATCGAATACGGCGACCAGAGCTATGACCGCTACGTGAAGGTTATGGAAAAGGCGGGGCTGCAGTTCGTTCCCCTGCCGGACGCAAACTGGCAGCTGTTCGCCGACCGCGCCCAGAGCACCTGGAAGATGATTGAAAAAGCGGCCGGTCCCACGGTGTTTAACGCCTTTACCGGCGCGCGCGAAAGACAGATCGGCGCGAAAGCCCTGAAATAG
- the sdhA gene encoding Succinate dehydrogenase/fumarate reductase, flavoprotein subunit → MQRVTCDVLVVGGGGAGLMAAYEASKHNVRVAVVNKGKVQRTGVTIMAPGAIAAVDDRWKHEGDSTDLHIKDTIQGGCYINDQEMVATVAAMAPALVLELERMGAIFQRNDAGDTYMLRIDGGHTYPRCPFLEDRTGKEMVKAMASALRKNHVPLYENIMITRLLQSGGEICGAAGIHLETGESVLFECKSLILATGGAGSLYANTDNSIDLTGDGYALALEAGAPLRDMEFVQFYPVGFLFPMALKGMLAGLLYYCRLYNAKGERFMEKYDPERLELSTRDRVSRAIVQEVLEGRGSPRGGVYMDMTFQEPGFIARMTPALYATYRNIGIGPEKERIEIAPTVHFFMGGLDVDHTWQSPLPGLFGAGEVVGGMHGGNRLSQNALAEILVSGVMAGKSAAERAAKAKPRPVDPAESQVEQNLLAGLLRVEKGLAPGEVKTRLKTIMWEHAGVFRTEESLKKALALVDALAKEPVRVPEKDLYMNRGLVEALENRNMLATARCIILSALERRESRAAHYRSDYPETDNKHHLKTILVAGRAGNLAVRTRPVALTLIQPEV, encoded by the coding sequence ATGCAGAGAGTGACATGCGACGTGTTGGTGGTGGGCGGCGGCGGGGCCGGGCTCATGGCCGCGTACGAAGCCTCGAAACACAACGTCCGCGTGGCCGTGGTCAACAAGGGCAAGGTGCAGCGCACCGGCGTGACCATCATGGCTCCCGGCGCCATCGCCGCCGTGGACGACCGCTGGAAACACGAGGGCGACAGCACGGATTTGCACATCAAAGACACCATCCAGGGCGGCTGTTACATAAACGACCAGGAAATGGTGGCGACCGTGGCCGCAATGGCCCCGGCCCTGGTGCTGGAGTTGGAACGCATGGGCGCCATCTTCCAGCGCAACGACGCGGGCGATACCTACATGCTGCGCATCGACGGCGGCCACACGTATCCGCGCTGTCCCTTCCTGGAAGACCGCACCGGCAAGGAAATGGTCAAGGCCATGGCGAGCGCCCTGCGCAAAAACCACGTGCCGCTATATGAAAATATCATGATAACCCGCCTGCTCCAGAGCGGGGGCGAGATTTGCGGAGCCGCGGGCATCCACCTGGAAACCGGCGAGAGCGTGCTCTTCGAATGCAAAAGCCTGATCCTCGCGACAGGCGGCGCGGGCAGCCTCTACGCCAACACCGACAACTCCATCGATCTCACCGGCGACGGCTACGCCCTGGCCCTGGAAGCCGGAGCGCCCCTGCGCGACATGGAGTTCGTGCAGTTCTACCCCGTGGGATTTCTCTTTCCCATGGCCCTCAAGGGCATGCTGGCAGGTCTTCTTTACTACTGCCGCCTCTACAACGCGAAGGGCGAACGCTTCATGGAAAAGTACGACCCCGAGCGGCTGGAACTTTCCACCCGCGACCGGGTTTCCCGCGCGATCGTCCAGGAAGTGCTCGAAGGACGCGGCTCGCCGCGAGGCGGCGTCTATATGGACATGACCTTCCAGGAGCCCGGCTTCATCGCGCGCATGACCCCGGCGCTCTACGCCACCTATCGCAATATAGGTATTGGCCCGGAAAAGGAACGCATTGAAATAGCGCCCACCGTGCACTTTTTCATGGGCGGCCTGGATGTGGACCATACCTGGCAAAGCCCCCTGCCCGGCCTCTTCGGCGCCGGGGAAGTGGTGGGCGGTATGCACGGCGGCAACCGCCTGAGCCAGAACGCGCTGGCAGAGATCCTGGTCTCCGGGGTCATGGCGGGCAAAAGCGCGGCCGAACGCGCGGCCAAAGCCAAGCCCCGGCCCGTGGACCCGGCTGAATCGCAGGTGGAACAAAACCTCCTGGCCGGTCTGCTGCGCGTGGAAAAAGGCCTTGCCCCCGGCGAGGTCAAAACGCGGCTCAAGACTATCATGTGGGAGCACGCGGGCGTTTTCCGCACCGAGGAATCCCTGAAAAAAGCCCTGGCCTTGGTGGACGCGCTTGCCAAGGAACCCGTGCGCGTGCCGGAAAAGGACCTCTACATGAACCGGGGCCTGGTGGAGGCGCTGGAAAACCGCAACATGCTGGCCACGGCGCGCTGCATCATCCTGTCCGCCCTGGAGCGCAGGGAAAGCCGGGCCGCGCACTACCGCAGCGACTACCCGGAAACGGACAACAAACACCACCTGAAGACCATTCTTGTCGCGGGCCGGGCAGGCAATCTCGCCGTACGCACCCGCCCGGTGGCGCTCACGCTCATCCAGCCGGAGGTCTGA
- the dctQ gene encoding C4-dicarboxylate transport system (Permease small protein) — protein MKILRWFDEHFEETIMMALLSLMVVIMGAQVFMRYVVGKSLGWPEELSRYLFVWISFLGMSYAIKTDTGLKIDIVYTFIPRLKLPLTIIGDAIYLVFCLFLIGPGFSAIKRLAVSGQLSSAMQIPMWLVYMSLMLGLVLSILRLVQKYVLMGMNARKPARVEEE, from the coding sequence ATGAAAATATTGCGATGGTTTGATGAGCATTTTGAAGAAACCATCATGATGGCCCTTCTGTCCTTGATGGTCGTCATCATGGGCGCGCAGGTCTTCATGCGCTATGTCGTGGGCAAATCCCTCGGCTGGCCGGAAGAGTTGTCACGCTATCTGTTCGTGTGGATATCGTTTCTCGGGATGAGTTACGCCATCAAAACCGATACCGGCCTGAAGATAGACATCGTTTACACGTTCATTCCAAGGCTGAAGCTTCCCCTGACCATCATCGGCGACGCCATTTATCTGGTCTTCTGCCTGTTTTTGATCGGTCCGGGATTTTCCGCCATCAAACGGCTGGCGGTCAGCGGCCAGCTCAGCTCGGCCATGCAGATACCCATGTGGCTCGTCTATATGTCCCTCATGCTCGGCCTGGTTCTCTCCATTCTGCGCCTGGTGCAGAAATACGTCCTCATGGGCATGAATGCGCGTAAACCGGCCCGCGTCGAGGAGGAATAA
- a CDS encoding Uncharacterized sigma-54-dependent transcriptional regulator YgeV (fragment) yields MQRAIVIPGKRKNQPFVAVNCASLPENLIESELFGYVKGAFTGASKDGKIGLFETAGNGTIFLDEISEIPLTMQAKLLRVLQEREIIRIGSDNVVRVNARIICSSNKDLLKLVDEGKFKEDLYYRLCVLEVAIPPLRERKEDIPVIAHNLIRRFNKRHGKTVVSIAPSVLAELEKMPLPGNVRELGNILERMVIMTEGTVIDPSVLAKSDIRIAPFPPVPRRGAEVHPAGRTLREMQHTAILRALEQAGGNKSAAARLLGINPTTLWRRLAALDGSKRG; encoded by the coding sequence ATGCAGCGCGCCATTGTAATACCGGGCAAGCGCAAGAACCAGCCCTTTGTCGCGGTCAACTGCGCCTCGCTTCCCGAGAACCTGATAGAGAGCGAACTTTTCGGCTATGTCAAGGGGGCGTTCACCGGCGCCAGCAAGGACGGCAAGATCGGCCTTTTTGAAACCGCGGGCAACGGGACGATTTTCCTGGACGAGATCAGCGAAATTCCCCTCACCATGCAGGCCAAGCTCCTCAGGGTTCTTCAGGAGCGGGAAATCATCCGCATCGGCAGCGATAACGTCGTGCGGGTCAACGCGCGCATCATCTGCTCCTCCAACAAGGATCTGCTCAAGCTGGTGGACGAGGGCAAATTCAAGGAAGACCTGTATTACCGGCTCTGCGTCCTGGAAGTGGCCATTCCGCCGTTGCGGGAACGGAAGGAAGACATCCCGGTCATCGCCCACAACCTTATCCGGCGGTTCAATAAGCGCCACGGCAAGACCGTGGTCAGCATCGCCCCGAGCGTGCTCGCCGAACTGGAAAAAATGCCGTTGCCCGGCAACGTCCGTGAGTTGGGGAACATCCTGGAGCGGATGGTCATCATGACCGAGGGCACCGTTATAGACCCGTCCGTTCTGGCGAAAAGCGATATCCGCATAGCGCCGTTCCCGCCCGTGCCGCGGCGCGGAGCCGAAGTTCACCCTGCCGGGCGCACGTTGCGGGAAATGCAGCACACCGCGATTCTGCGGGCCCTGGAGCAGGCGGGGGGCAACAAGTCCGCCGCCGCCCGCCTGTTGGGCATCAACCCCACGACCCTGTGGCGAAGGCTCGCCGCGCTCGACGGTTCGAAACGGGGGTAG
- a CDS encoding TRAP transporter, DctM subunit, protein MLPMFLVLFFTLFLSAPIGIAIVSACLTATVTNPEVPLNLNYIFRNMVSGIDSYPLLAIPLFILSGVIMARGGISKKLFDFFAFFVGDKTAGMPITVIITCLFYGAISGSSPATTAAVGAMAIPLLVNLGYDRVFVTALVATAGGLGVIIPPSIPFIVYGLASSASVGKLFIAGIIPGILIGLCLMVYSWIYCRSHGEDKNKLKQNAARLRARGFIGTLMDSFWALLTPVFILGGIYGGIVTPTEAANVSVIYSLVVSIYIYKTLAWKDIPEVLREAVKTFAPMMLVVAAATVFTRTLTMLNIPQTIVEVMSQALVDKVMFLLCVNLILLVVGMFMEPLTSILILTPILFPLVTSFGVDPIHFGVIMVVNLAIGFVTPPVGVNLYVASGMTGISVMSIAKKAVPFLVAFFIALILITFIPWLSLALL, encoded by the coding sequence ATGCTCCCCATGTTTTTGGTTCTCTTTTTCACCCTGTTTCTCAGCGCCCCCATCGGCATTGCCATTGTTTCGGCCTGCCTGACGGCGACCGTGACCAACCCCGAGGTGCCGCTCAACCTCAACTATATTTTCCGGAACATGGTTTCCGGGATCGACAGCTACCCGCTGCTGGCCATTCCGCTGTTCATCCTGTCCGGCGTCATCATGGCCCGGGGCGGCATAAGCAAAAAGCTCTTCGACTTTTTCGCCTTTTTCGTCGGCGACAAAACCGCCGGCATGCCCATAACGGTCATCATCACCTGTTTATTCTACGGCGCCATCTCCGGCTCAAGCCCGGCCACCACGGCGGCTGTCGGCGCCATGGCCATCCCCCTTCTCGTGAACCTCGGCTACGACAGGGTCTTTGTAACCGCCCTGGTCGCAACGGCCGGGGGGCTTGGCGTCATCATCCCGCCCAGCATCCCGTTCATCGTTTACGGCCTCGCCTCCTCGGCATCCGTGGGCAAACTGTTCATCGCGGGCATCATACCCGGCATTCTGATCGGGCTGTGCCTCATGGTTTACTCCTGGATATACTGCCGCTCCCACGGGGAAGATAAGAATAAACTCAAGCAGAACGCCGCCCGGCTGCGGGCCAGGGGATTTATCGGCACCCTGATGGACAGTTTCTGGGCTCTCTTGACCCCGGTTTTCATCCTCGGGGGCATTTACGGCGGCATCGTCACGCCCACGGAAGCGGCCAACGTATCCGTCATCTATTCGCTCGTCGTCAGCATTTATATCTACAAGACTCTGGCATGGAAGGATATTCCGGAAGTTCTGCGCGAAGCCGTCAAAACGTTCGCGCCCATGATGCTCGTGGTCGCCGCCGCAACGGTCTTCACGCGGACGCTGACCATGCTCAACATCCCCCAGACCATCGTGGAAGTCATGTCCCAGGCGCTGGTCGACAAGGTCATGTTCCTCCTGTGCGTGAACCTCATTCTGCTCGTCGTCGGCATGTTCATGGAGCCTTTGACCTCCATCCTCATCCTCACGCCGATCCTCTTCCCGCTGGTCACCAGCTTCGGTGTGGACCCCATCCACTTCGGCGTCATCATGGTCGTGAACCTGGCCATCGGCTTCGTGACGCCGCCCGTCGGGGTCAACCTCTATGTCGCAAGCGGCATGACGGGCATTTCCGTCATGAGCATCGCCAAGAAGGCAGTGCCGTTCCTCGTGGCGTTCTTCATAGCCCTTATTCTGATAACCTTTATCCCCTGGCTGAGTCTGGCGCTGCTGTAA
- a CDS encoding putative Dihydroorotase (Evidence 3 : Function proposed based on presence of conserved amino acid motif, structural feature or limited homology) gives MIRIINGRILDPARGIDTVGDICIAGSTIVSPEAMGPGACETIDASGKLVTPGLVDFHLHAYNTGSALGIPLDPVCAASGVTTAVDAGTSGHITAAAFRGALSGTVTRLKALLSCSPEGLLSLRFHERSDPALFDKAAMKEVVTAFPDLFIGVKIRVSADVADAFGLAGLEAAVSIAEDLGLPLVVHTTNPPASADAIASMLRPGDVFTHAFHGTGHTILKDGRVRGAVRKARERGVLFDDCHGRAHFAFSTLDAALADGFFPDMISSDIIAPSAFRQPLGGLPMVLSRYLASGADLPEILTACVVNPAKFLGLEKDIASLAPGTCADVAVFSPLAKRTVFRDAFGKERVGETVLVPEVTIRQGTIVYRSYGSY, from the coding sequence ATGATCCGGATCATCAACGGACGGATACTCGACCCAGCCAGGGGAATCGACACCGTCGGAGACATTTGTATCGCGGGCAGCACAATAGTCTCTCCGGAAGCCATGGGGCCCGGGGCGTGCGAGACAATCGACGCCTCGGGCAAGTTGGTCACGCCAGGCCTGGTGGATTTTCACCTGCACGCGTACAACACCGGCAGCGCCCTCGGCATACCGCTTGACCCGGTCTGCGCCGCCAGCGGCGTGACCACGGCGGTCGACGCCGGAACGAGCGGGCACATCACCGCCGCCGCGTTCCGGGGCGCGCTGTCCGGAACGGTCACCCGGTTAAAGGCCCTTCTCAGCTGCTCGCCCGAGGGGTTGCTCAGCCTGCGCTTCCATGAGCGGTCCGACCCGGCGCTTTTTGACAAAGCAGCCATGAAAGAGGTCGTAACCGCCTTCCCCGATCTGTTCATCGGCGTCAAGATCCGGGTCAGCGCGGATGTTGCCGACGCCTTCGGGCTGGCGGGCCTGGAGGCCGCCGTCTCGATAGCGGAAGATCTCGGCCTGCCGCTGGTGGTGCACACCACCAACCCGCCGGCCTCGGCGGACGCCATCGCCTCCATGCTGCGGCCCGGGGACGTTTTTACGCACGCCTTTCACGGCACGGGACACACCATCCTCAAGGACGGCCGCGTGCGCGGCGCTGTCCGGAAGGCGCGGGAACGCGGCGTGCTTTTCGACGACTGCCACGGCCGGGCGCATTTCGCGTTCAGCACCCTGGACGCGGCCCTTGCCGACGGGTTCTTCCCGGATATGATAAGCAGCGACATCATCGCCCCATCGGCGTTCAGGCAGCCGCTCGGCGGGCTTCCCATGGTTCTTTCCCGCTACCTGGCCTCCGGCGCGGACCTTCCGGAGATCCTCACCGCCTGCGTGGTGAACCCGGCAAAGTTTCTCGGCCTTGAAAAAGACATCGCTTCCCTTGCTCCCGGGACGTGCGCGGACGTTGCCGTCTTCTCCCCGCTGGCAAAGCGGACGGTTTTCAGGGATGCTTTCGGCAAAGAGCGCGTCGGGGAAACCGTTCTTGTTCCGGAAGTGACCATCCGGCAGGGAACGATCGTGTACCGGAGTTACGGTTCGTATTGA